The following are from one region of the Gossypium hirsutum isolate 1008001.06 chromosome D03, Gossypium_hirsutum_v2.1, whole genome shotgun sequence genome:
- the LOC121215271 gene encoding zinc-finger homeodomain protein 6: MELRDQDKEMGLPLPLSSSQTPNPRPPQTLNHYPNIDPLPPGSVAGAEPEPVGSSLVVRYRECLKNHAATMGGHVVDGCGEFMPSGEEGTMAAMKCAACECHRNFHRKEINGESQYLPPLPRRNGVVHLQQQPIRFPAPVMMSFGGGGGGTAEESSSEDLRHDELINVPQSSKKRFRTKFSQDQKEKMMEFAETLGWRIQKQDEHELQMFCSQVGVKRQVFKVWMHNNKQAMKKKQM, from the coding sequence atggAACTGAGAGACCAAGATAAGGAAATGGGGTTGCCATTGCCATTGTCAAGCTCACAAACCCCAAATCCAAGGCCaccccaaaccctaaaccatTACCCTAATATAGATCCACTGCCACCTGGTTCAGTTGCTGGTGCTGAGCCTGAACCAGTAGGTTCAAGCCTCGTGGTTAGGTATAGGGAGTGTTTAAAGAACCATGCAGCCACCATGGGAGGACACGTTGTGGATGGTTGTGGTGAGTTCATGCCAAGTGGAGAAGAAGGTACCATGGCAGCCATGAAATGTGCAGCTTGTGAATGCCATAGgaattttcataggaaagaaatCAATGGTGAATCACAGTATCTACCACCATTACCAAGGAGGAACGGTGTTGTTCATCTTCAACAACAACCAATAAGGTTTCCGGCGCCGGTTATGATGAGCTTTGGTGGCGGCGGTGGTGGCACGGCGGAGGAGTCTTCGAGTGAAGATCTGAGACATGATGAACTTATTAATGTTCCACAATCATCAAAGAAGAGATTTAGAACAAAGTTCAGTCAAGATCAAAAGGAAAAAATGATGGAATTTGCTGAGACATTGGGGTGGAGAATCCAAAAACAAGATGAGCATGAATTGCAGATGTTTTGTTCACAAGTGGGAGTTAAGCGACAAGTTTTCAAAGTATGGATGCACAACAATAAACAAGCCATGAAGAAAAAACAAATGTAA